In Bacteroidota bacterium, one DNA window encodes the following:
- a CDS encoding transpeptidase family protein produces MRASEGASSVNRGRPGAFSVGGDHAHNEASSAKQAWHQRLIERFFAVPEAKDPMASNARLYLILGVFLLGFLAVTFKLFKVQVLDHDEFSEAANSQYKMQVVIPARRGVITDRNGIILASNSFVVKFAVDPKEIKNKPALAAAFSSVFNKPKEYYTSILNDTSRRYIVVEREVPIDVAAKLDNIKEHGLIRETDERRAYAFGGRASHILGFSSKDGRGLAGLELFDDKILHGKDGYSVMQRDGRGRPRPDVDYDQVPASNGDDLTLTIDESIQATTENALHAGVEKAAAEAGIAIVMNPRTGEILSMANVPDFNPNDFFSATNEQLRNRAITDAFEPGSTMKVLTAAIALEEKAWKPEDKIDAHGGTWEIEGGAKIRDTHPYGILTFRQALEKSSNVCFAQISDRLERRRFYKYMRDFGMSVLTGIDLPGEIPGSMHKPSRWSGNSKRYIAFGYEMTATPIQLATAYGAIANGGVMMKPYIVSKRKTASGEVIETQPQELRRIVSEQTCKTLTDLMRGVVDSGTATMCKIKGVTIAGKTGTAQQLVNGHYSKEHYTSTFIGFFPAENPQWEVLVILRSPHNGYYGGAVSGPIFREIAMSILEQNGKLPIDARANTPVMAANAPQEGGALEIEGTVVRTKDRDDQAVDRDMPDVRGLPLDLARRVLISEGFSVGKADETGVVERAERFGSDSVRLITRAANGDDTQLTGGLASAIETPDFRGMPVARAMKFAAASNVRVQFVGDGKVVRQTPDPGAKLETRNATVTLFGDE; encoded by the coding sequence ATGCGAGCATCGGAGGGCGCTTCGTCCGTTAATAGGGGTCGTCCCGGAGCCTTCTCCGTCGGTGGTGATCACGCCCATAACGAAGCCTCCTCTGCGAAACAAGCATGGCATCAACGCCTCATCGAGCGCTTCTTCGCCGTACCCGAGGCGAAGGATCCGATGGCGAGCAACGCGAGGCTCTATCTCATCCTCGGCGTCTTCCTGCTCGGCTTTCTTGCCGTGACGTTCAAGCTCTTCAAGGTGCAGGTGCTCGATCATGACGAGTTCTCAGAAGCCGCGAACAGTCAGTACAAGATGCAGGTGGTGATCCCCGCCCGTCGCGGCGTCATAACCGACCGCAACGGTATCATCCTCGCATCGAACTCGTTCGTCGTGAAGTTCGCTGTCGATCCGAAAGAGATCAAAAACAAGCCGGCGCTTGCCGCGGCGTTCTCGTCCGTGTTCAACAAGCCGAAGGAATATTACACATCGATCCTTAACGACACGAGCCGCCGCTACATCGTGGTCGAACGTGAAGTGCCGATCGACGTCGCTGCGAAACTCGATAATATCAAAGAACACGGCCTGATCCGTGAAACCGACGAACGCCGTGCATACGCATTCGGTGGTCGTGCGTCACATATCCTCGGCTTTTCCAGTAAGGACGGCCGCGGACTCGCCGGCCTCGAACTCTTCGACGATAAGATCTTACACGGCAAGGACGGCTATAGCGTCATGCAACGTGACGGCCGCGGACGTCCCAGGCCGGATGTCGATTACGACCAGGTCCCTGCCTCCAACGGCGACGACCTCACGCTCACGATCGACGAAAGTATTCAGGCAACGACCGAGAACGCACTGCACGCTGGCGTAGAGAAAGCTGCTGCCGAAGCGGGTATTGCCATCGTCATGAATCCGCGCACCGGAGAGATCCTCTCGATGGCGAACGTGCCTGACTTCAACCCGAACGACTTCTTCTCGGCGACGAACGAACAGCTTCGCAATCGTGCCATCACCGATGCGTTCGAGCCGGGTTCGACAATGAAGGTTCTTACAGCCGCGATCGCCCTCGAGGAAAAAGCATGGAAACCCGAAGACAAGATCGACGCGCACGGCGGTACATGGGAGATCGAAGGTGGTGCGAAGATTCGCGACACGCATCCATACGGCATACTTACCTTCCGCCAGGCGCTTGAGAAATCGAGCAATGTCTGCTTTGCGCAGATCTCCGACCGGCTCGAACGTCGGCGCTTCTACAAGTACATGCGCGACTTCGGCATGAGCGTACTCACGGGCATCGATCTTCCGGGCGAGATCCCCGGCAGCATGCATAAGCCAAGCCGTTGGAGTGGAAATTCGAAACGCTACATCGCTTTCGGTTATGAGATGACTGCCACGCCCATCCAACTCGCAACTGCATACGGCGCCATCGCCAACGGAGGCGTGATGATGAAGCCGTACATCGTATCGAAGCGCAAGACGGCAAGCGGTGAGGTCATCGAAACTCAACCGCAGGAGCTTCGCCGCATCGTCAGCGAGCAGACGTGCAAAACCCTCACCGACCTCATGCGCGGTGTCGTCGATTCCGGTACGGCGACGATGTGTAAAATCAAAGGTGTTACGATCGCCGGCAAAACAGGTACAGCGCAGCAGCTTGTCAACGGGCATTACTCGAAAGAGCACTATACGTCCACCTTCATCGGCTTCTTCCCGGCCGAGAACCCTCAGTGGGAAGTACTCGTGATCTTGCGCTCACCGCACAACGGCTACTACGGCGGCGCCGTCAGCGGCCCGATCTTCCGCGAGATCGCAATGTCCATCCTCGAACAGAACGGCAAACTTCCGATCGATGCCCGCGCGAACACACCAGTCATGGCAGCGAACGCTCCGCAGGAAGGCGGCGCACTCGAAATCGAAGGGACCGTCGTGAGAACGAAGGACCGCGACGATCAGGCGGTCGATCGCGATATGCCTGACGTGCGCGGCTTGCCGCTTGATCTGGCGCGTCGCGTACTCATCTCAGAAGGATTTTCCGTCGGCAAAGCCGACGAGACCGGCGTGGTAGAACGCGCCGAACGATTTGGTAGTGATTCCGTGCGGCTTATCACCCGCGCAGCGAATGGCGATGATACACAGCTCACCGGCGGACTCGCGTCCGCCATCGAGACCCCCGATTTTCGGGGCATGCCGGTCGCTCGCGCGATGAAGTTCGCCGCAGCGTCAAATGTCAGGGTACAGTTCGTCGGCGACGGCAAAGTCGTCCGCCAGACACCGGACCCCGGCGCGAAGCTCGAAACACGGAATGCTACTGTGACGCTCTTTGGTGACGAATAG
- the rsmH gene encoding 16S rRNA (cytosine(1402)-N(4))-methyltransferase RsmH, translated as MNESAYHIPVLADEAVASLVTRADGTYVDATLGGGGYAERILGKLAAHGRLFAFETDPAAIDFARRRLERFGMMLTIVRENFGTLRDSLERSGIRTIDGIVYDLGVSSHQLDTTSIGLSYRTESELDMRLDPRLGVSARDIIRDYTEAELTHIFKEYGEEPLAKRIAYRIAKRRSAAPIVTTTELAQIAGEGIREDKRNAVLSRIFQALRIEVNDELGNLRRSILDAIDLLGSGGRIVVVSYHSLEDRIVKEIFTREARPKAEAGTLASLRDATDLSKARLRLVVPKPVVASDEEVARNVRARSAKMRIAEKV; from the coding sequence GTGAACGAATCGGCATACCACATTCCCGTCCTTGCGGACGAAGCCGTCGCCTCGCTCGTCACACGAGCGGATGGCACCTACGTGGATGCGACACTCGGCGGAGGCGGATATGCCGAACGGATACTCGGCAAGCTTGCCGCACACGGCAGGCTGTTCGCATTCGAGACCGACCCGGCCGCCATTGATTTCGCTCGCCGACGCCTTGAGCGTTTCGGCATGATGTTGACGATCGTCCGCGAGAATTTCGGCACGCTCCGCGATTCTCTCGAACGCTCCGGCATCCGGACCATCGATGGCATCGTCTACGACCTCGGCGTTTCGAGCCATCAACTCGATACGACGAGCATCGGCCTGAGCTACCGGACCGAAAGCGAACTCGATATGCGCCTCGATCCGCGGCTTGGTGTCTCAGCACGGGATATCATCCGCGATTACACCGAGGCAGAGCTTACACACATATTCAAGGAGTATGGTGAAGAGCCGCTTGCGAAGCGCATTGCGTATCGCATCGCGAAACGCCGAAGCGCGGCGCCGATCGTTACGACGACAGAGCTTGCGCAGATAGCCGGTGAAGGCATTCGAGAGGACAAGCGAAATGCGGTCCTGTCGCGCATCTTCCAGGCGCTTCGCATCGAGGTGAACGACGAACTCGGCAATCTGCGCCGTTCGATACTCGACGCAATCGATCTGCTCGGCTCCGGCGGGCGGATTGTAGTGGTGAGCTACCACTCGCTCGAGGACCGTATCGTCAAAGAGATCTTTACTCGAGAGGCACGCCCCAAGGCTGAAGCGGGTACGCTTGCATCGCTGCGCGATGCGACCGACCTCTCGAAAGCGCGACTGCGGCTCGTGGTACCGAAGCCCGTCGTTGCGTCGGACGAAGAAGTGGCGCGCAATGTCCGTGCCCGAAGCGCCAAGATGCGCATCGCAGAAAAAGTGTAG
- a CDS encoding cytochrome C oxidase subunit IV family protein, whose translation MTIEQGHPNHTKTYLGIFSALAVLTGIEVGVSQMSMPKTAMVILLIALALVKAGLVAVYFMHLKYDARFLKIIAYSPLAVAGILILMISLEWTFQPHWLF comes from the coding sequence ATGACCATCGAACAAGGACATCCGAATCATACAAAAACGTATCTGGGCATCTTCAGCGCCCTTGCCGTTCTGACCGGCATCGAGGTAGGCGTGTCGCAGATGTCGATGCCGAAGACGGCGATGGTGATCCTGCTGATCGCCCTCGCGCTTGTCAAGGCCGGCCTCGTCGCTGTGTATTTCATGCACTTGAAGTACGACGCTCGATTCCTCAAGATCATTGCTTATTCGCCGCTTGCGGTTGCGGGCATCCTGATCCTGATGATATCGCTGGAATGGACCTTCCAGCCACATTGGCTATTCTAA
- the mraZ gene encoding division/cell wall cluster transcriptional repressor MraZ: MSSFKGSDIYSVDAKGRVSIPSKMRRNISPEANSTFVVTRGLEKCLYGYPLDEWHKLETSIKALNQTSEEDRFSMRMLLQYSEELALDGQFRILIPRSLLDYAEIKKEVYIIGVLDHIELWDPANFKRYIDSMKKSYETVAESVLGLRASEPS; the protein is encoded by the coding sequence ATGTCGTCATTCAAAGGTAGCGATATTTATTCGGTTGACGCAAAGGGACGGGTTTCGATCCCCTCTAAAATGCGTCGCAACATTTCTCCGGAGGCCAATTCGACCTTCGTGGTGACTCGTGGTCTCGAGAAATGTCTGTATGGCTATCCGCTGGATGAATGGCACAAGCTCGAAACGAGCATCAAGGCACTCAATCAGACGAGCGAAGAAGACCGGTTCTCCATGAGGATGCTGTTGCAATACAGCGAAGAACTTGCCCTCGACGGCCAGTTTCGGATCCTCATCCCCCGTAGTTTACTCGATTATGCCGAGATCAAGAAAGAAGTCTATATCATCGGCGTACTCGACCATATCGAACTCTGGGACCCGGCCAACTTCAAGCGCTACATCGATTCGATGAAGAAAAGCTACGAGACCGTCGCCGAATCGGTACTCGGTTTGCGCGCTTCGGAACCGAGCTAA
- a CDS encoding heme-copper oxidase subunit III yields MNTHSDEHHGSTTYTSTGTLMGKVFMWLFLCQDALMFMGFFAAYISVRIGAGNLWPSPETHVQGVEHYPLNIPLTALNTFVLICSSVTMVMAVQAAHWKNIKKTILWLALTVIGGSIFLGIQYGEYYHLIVNDGMGMEKSLFDATFFSLTGFHGIHVFSGVAYLLSLVIALLMGPIDSHKKESYWLINLWRLVCVGITLFMFFNVTKKWPPLPHVLIPIVAGAVPYIMVRGIRWMRTRHDTGDIVEVAGLYWHFVDLIWIILFTLVYLI; encoded by the coding sequence TTGAACACTCATTCCGACGAGCACCACGGTTCGACTACATATACCAGCACCGGCACCCTGATGGGGAAGGTGTTTATGTGGTTGTTCTTGTGTCAGGATGCTCTTATGTTCATGGGCTTCTTCGCGGCCTATATTTCCGTACGCATCGGCGCCGGAAATCTGTGGCCGAGCCCCGAGACACACGTCCAGGGCGTCGAGCACTACCCGCTGAACATTCCGCTGACCGCGCTGAACACATTCGTTCTGATCTGCTCGAGCGTCACCATGGTGATGGCAGTGCAAGCGGCTCATTGGAAGAACATTAAGAAGACGATCCTGTGGCTGGCGCTGACAGTCATTGGCGGTTCGATCTTCCTCGGTATACAGTATGGCGAATACTACCATCTCATCGTCAACGACGGCATGGGGATGGAGAAGAGCCTCTTCGATGCGACGTTCTTTTCGCTGACCGGCTTCCACGGCATCCACGTATTTTCCGGGGTCGCCTACTTGCTATCGCTTGTGATCGCGCTTCTGATGGGCCCGATCGATTCGCACAAGAAGGAGAGCTACTGGCTCATCAATCTGTGGAGGTTGGTGTGCGTTGGCATCACGCTGTTCATGTTCTTCAATGTGACGAAGAAATGGCCCCCGCTTCCGCACGTGCTTATCCCGATCGTTGCCGGTGCTGTGCCATATATCATGGTGCGCGGTATTCGCTGGATGCGTACGCGCCACGATACCGGCGATATCGTCGAGGTGGCCGGCCTCTACTGGCACTTTGTCGATCTGATCTGGATCATTCTTTTCACGCTTGTCTACCTCATCTGA
- the ftsL gene encoding cell division protein FtsL, whose protein sequence is MAEIAYIPRSRSGAERTVLGAPPNSARAAAAHAAAPVHDEPIAAKPKAPKKNAESLDKVVGRIPTLYVIIFAAIVTLCAVLIIWNTLQVNRLTLEKAQLDSEIEQARQRIIKLKAQEMQLSASDRIRQIAKTKFGMVESDGINEVVVPTQ, encoded by the coding sequence GTGGCGGAGATCGCATACATACCTCGTTCCCGATCCGGAGCAGAACGCACCGTGCTTGGCGCACCGCCAAATTCGGCACGCGCGGCCGCTGCACATGCAGCAGCACCGGTTCACGACGAGCCGATCGCCGCGAAGCCAAAGGCACCGAAGAAGAATGCCGAATCGCTCGACAAAGTCGTCGGCCGCATCCCGACGCTCTACGTCATCATCTTCGCTGCAATCGTCACGCTCTGCGCCGTGCTCATCATCTGGAACACGCTGCAGGTCAACCGACTGACGCTCGAGAAAGCGCAACTCGATTCCGAGATCGAACAGGCACGCCAACGTATCATCAAGTTGAAAGCGCAGGAGATGCAACTCTCCGCATCCGACCGCATCCGCCAGATCGCCAAGACGAAGTTCGGGATGGTCGAATCGGATGGCATTAACGAAGTAGTAGTACCGACACAATAG